A region of Eschrichtius robustus isolate mEscRob2 chromosome 19, mEscRob2.pri, whole genome shotgun sequence DNA encodes the following proteins:
- the RGS9BP gene encoding regulator of G-protein signaling 9-binding protein: MTKEECKALLDALNKATACYHHLVLTIGGSADSQNLREELQKTRQKAQELAVAIRARLTAPLRDRGLGAEERAEFERLWVAFSGCLDLLEADMRRALTLSTEFPLHAPRRPLVRTGVEGGAASVAARALSARSLRHEAERGFDVEDLHQLEREILQVGEMIQDMEMKVNVPRWTVQARQAAGAELLASASAGVSSLRGVAVEQRTGPCDLSKALAATIFSAVLLAAVALAVCVAKLS; the protein is encoded by the coding sequence ATGACGAAGGAGGAGTGCAAGGCACTACTGGACGCGCTCAATAAGGCGACTGCATGCTACCACCACCTGGTGCTGACCATCGGCGGCTCCGCGGACTCGCAGAACCTGCGAGAGGAGCTGCAGAAGACGCGCCAGAAGGCGCAAGAGCTGGCGGTGGCCATCCGCGCCCGACTGACAGCTCCGCTGCGCGACCGGGGCCTGGGCGCCGAGGAACGCGCCGAGTTCGAGCGCCTCTGGGTGGCCTTCTCTGGCTGCCTGGACCTGCTGGAAGCGGACATGCGGCGTGCGCTGACCTTGAGCACCGAGTTTCCGCTGCATGCGCCGCGGCGGCCGCTCGTGCGTACCGGGGTGGAAGGCGGCGCCGCGAGCGTAGCGGCGCGCGCCCTGAGCGCCCGCAGCCTGCGGCACGAGGCAGAGCGCGGCTTCGACGTGGAAGACCTTCACCAGCTGGAGCGGGAGATCCTTCAGGTGGGCGAGATGATCCAGGATATGGAGATGAAGGTCAACGTGCCCCGCTGGACGGTGCAGGCCCGGCAGGCGGCAGGCGCCGAGCTCCTGGCCAGCGCCAGCGCCGGCGTCTCCTCGTTGCGCGGTGTGGCCGTAGAACAGCGCACGGGGCCCTGCGACCTGAGCAAGGCCCTGGCCGCCACCATCTTCAGCGCCGTGCTGCTGGCGGCTGTGGCCTTGGCCGTTTGTGTGGCGAAGCTGAGCTGA
- the NUDT19 gene encoding acyl-coenzyme A diphosphatase NUDT19, whose protein sequence is MSGPLRPGPSSWRRAATVVLAAGWTLPVPAAPPRPPPPAEGFRLLLLLRSARQGFLPGAHVFPGGVLDAADRSADWLRLFAPHHRPPRFGLGPAPPRRATFPVLPEARPGAADGDEAALPDDVAFRICAIREAFEEAGVLLLRPRGPGPAAPEPGRALAPPPALADWRARVRRDPQHFLRLCAHLDCTPDIWALHEWSAWLTPFTQRRGRRFETTFFLCCLCEPPPVFPDLVEVVDCQWSSPSEATESFISKEIWLAPPQFYEIRRLEHFASLSDLHKFCLDRELEGVERWLPITLLTADGIIQLLPGDEMYLEDSNFLENLMSTEKKNEEIMKEGKKFHRVVMYNRHDYNIHVTVQSKYKHVYPKNYVVSKSRL, encoded by the exons ATGAGCGGCCCCCTGCGGCCGGGCCCAAGCAGTTGGCGCCGGGCGGCCACCGTGGTGCTGGCTGCGGGCTGGACGCTCCCGGTCCCCGCCGCCCCGCCGCGGCCCCCGCCGCCCGCCGAGGGCTtccggctgctgctgctgctgcgctCCGCGCGCCAAGGCTTCTTGCCCGGGGCGCACGTCTTCCCGGGTGGGGTGCTGGACGCGGCAGACCGCTCGGCCGACTGGCTGCGCCTCTTCGCGCCGCACCACCGGCCGCCCCGCTTCGGCCTGGGCCCGGCGCCGCCCCGACGCGCCACCTTCCCGGTGCTGCCCGAGGCCAGGCCCGGAGCCGCCGACGGGGACGAGGCGGCGCTGCCGGATGACGTTGCCTTCCGCATCTGCGCCATCCGCGAGGCCTTCGAGGAGGCGGGCGTGCTGCTGCTGCGGCCCAGGGGCCCCGGGCCCGCCGCGCCGGAGCCGGGCCGCGCCCTCGCGCCGCCGCCGGCCCTGGCCGATTGGCGCGCCCGCGTCCGCCGAGACCCTCAGCACTTCCTGCGCCTGTGCGCTCACCTAGACTGCACTCCCGACATCTGGGCGCTGCACGAGTGGAGCGCCTGGCTCACGCCTTTCACGCAGCGCCGTGGCCGCCGCTTCGAGACCACCTTCTTTCTGTGCTGCCTGTGCGAGCCGCCGCCGGTCTTCCCCGacttggtggaggtggtggactGCCAG TGGTCATCTCCGTCAGAGGCAACTGAAAGCTTCATATCAAAGGAAATTTGGCTTGCACCTCCACAGTTCTACGAAATAAGAAGACTAGAACACTTTGCCTCTCTCTCTGACTTGCACAAATTTTGTTTGGATCGTGAATTAGAAGGGGTGGAAAGATGGCTGCCGATCACATTATTAACTGCTGATGGAATAATCCAGCTTTTACCAG gaGATGAGATGTACTTAGAAGATTCAAACTTTTTAGAAAATCTTATGTCcactgaaaaaaagaatgaagaaatcaTGAAAGAAGGCAAGAAATTTCACCGAGTAGTGATGTACAATCGCCATGATTATAACATCCACGTGACAGTTCAGTCAAAGTATAAACATGTTTATCCTAAGAACTATGTAGTGAGTAAGAGCCGTCTGTAG